A portion of the Glycine max cultivar Williams 82 chromosome 10, Glycine_max_v4.0, whole genome shotgun sequence genome contains these proteins:
- the LOC100816419 gene encoding pre-mRNA-processing factor 17, translated as MDLLHQYSDGDDPDSPSQNPSSPPRLLAGRSAAPKVDDTMLALTVTSSSSAALSRPIDPTQHLVGFNPSYDQLWAPIQGPAHPFAKDGIAQGMRNHKLGFVEDASIEPFLFDEQYNTFHKFGYAADPAANNFVGDLDALRDNNAVSVYNIPRHEHKKRRIEAKEKKKSDENTGDDDDNNDEEENQNPASEAWITKNKKSPWAGKKEGLQGELTEEQQKYAEEYAKKKGEEKSGFGGEKVEVVKDKSTFHGKEEKDYQGRSWIAPPKDAKASNDHCYMPKRLIHTWSGHTKGVSAIRFFPKYGHLILSAGMDTKIKIWDVFNSGKCMRTYMGHSKAVRDICFSNDGTKFLSAGYDKNIKYWDTETGQVISTFATGKIPYVVKLNPDEDKQNVLLAGMSDKKIVQWDMNTGQITQEYDQHLGAVNTITFVDNNRRFVTSSDDKSLRVWEFGIPVVIKYISEPHMHSMPSISLHPNANWLAAQSLDNQILIYSTREKFQLNKKKRFGGHIVAGYACQVNFSPDGRFVMSGDGEGKCWFWDWKTCKVYRTLKCHEGVCIGCEWHPLEQSKVATCGWDGMIKYWD; from the exons ATGGATCTCCTTCATCAATACTCAGACGGCGACGATCCCGACTCCCCCTCTCAAAACCCTAGCTCCCCGCCGCGCCTCCTCGCCGGCCGCTCCGCCGCCCCCAAGGTCGACGACACCATGCTGGCCCTCACCGTgacctcctcctcctccgcgGCCCTCTCTCGGCCCATCGACCCGACCCAGCACCTGGTGGGCTTCAACCCCTCCTACGACCAGCTCTGGGCCCCCATCCAGGGCCCGGCCCACCCCTTCGCCAAGGATGGCATCGCCCAGGGCATGCGCAACCACAAGCTCGGCTTCGTCGAGGACGCCTCCATCGAACCTTTCCTCTTCGACGAGCAGTACAACACCTTCCACAAGTTCGGCTACGCCGCCGACCCCGCCGCCAACAACTTCGTCGGCGACCTCGACGCCCTCCGCGACAACAACGCCGTCTCCGTCTACAACATCCCCCGCCACGAACACAAGAAACGCCGCATTGAGgccaaggagaagaagaaatcagaTGAAAACACCGGCGACGACGATGACAACAACGACGAGGAGGAGAACCAGAACCCGGCCTCGGAGGCGTGGATAACGAAGAACAAGAAGAGCCCTTGGGCGGGGAAGAAGGAAGGGTTGCAAGGAGAATTGACCGAAGAGCAGCAGAAGTACGCGGAGGAGTATGCGAAGAAGAAAGGGGAAGAGAAGAGTGGTTTTGGAGGGGAGAAAGTTGAGGTTGTTAAAGATAAAAGCACTTTTCATGGGAAAGAGGAGAAGGATTACCAAGGTAGGTCTTGGATCGCGCCTCCCAAGGATGCAAAGGCGAGTAATGATCATTGTTATATGCCCAAGAGATTGATTCATACTTGGAGTGGACACACCAAAGGGGTTTCTGCTATTAGGTTTTTCCCCAAGTatggccatttgattctctctGCTGGCATGGATACCAAGATTAAGATTTGGGATGTTTTCAACTCTGGCAAGTGTATGAGGACTTACATGGGACACTCGAAAGCCGTTAGGGATATCTGTTTCAGCAATGATGGGACCAAGTTTTTGAGTGCTGGGTATGACAAGAATATTAAGTATTGGGATACGGAGACAGGGCAGGTGATATCGACGTTTGCCACTGGGAAAATTCCTTACGTTGTGAAGCTTAATCCAGACGAGGATAAGCAGAATGTTTTGTTGGCTGGAATGAGTgataagaagattgttcagtgGGATATGAATACCGGGCAGATAACTCAGGAGTATGATCAGCATTTGGGGGCTGTGAATACCATCACCTTTGTTGATAACAACAGGAGGTTTGTTACTTCCAGTGATGACAAGTCCCTCAGGGTCTGGGAATTCGGTATTCCCGTGGTTATAAAGTATATTAGTGAGCCCCACATGCACTCCATGCCTTCCATTTCGCTTCACCCCAATGCCAATTGGCTCGCCGCGCAGAGCTTGGATAACCAGATACTTATTTATAGCACAAGGGAGAAGTTCCAACTTAACAAGAAGAAGAGATTTGGGGGACATATTGTGGCTGGATATGCGTGTCAGGTCAATTTTTCTCCAGATGGACGATTTGTCATGTCGGGGGATGGTGAAGGGAAGTGTTGGTTCTGGGACTGGAAGACTTGCAAGGTCTACAGAACTCTCAAGTGTCACGAAGGTGTTTGCATTGGTTGCGAGTGGCATCCCTTGGAACAGAGCAAGGTAGCCACGTGTGGCTGGGATGGGATGATTAAGTATTG GGACTAG
- the LOC100810184 gene encoding protein disulfide isomerase pTAC5, chloroplastic isoform X2, whose amino-acid sequence MITETSIHGLHHPNFTMLSILLPVTATPISTLTKTLPLSNHYLLSYKFKFNSLVRHCSLSDREEQRWLREEQRWLRDERRWLREEQRWARERDQLLREIADLNLQIQALERRLSMRDLSSPASVSDAVANVTLLLKVLKDKNLVLESVSSLRNTEAEEEEEKKQFEEVVEHVKEVVMVEESARVEKRISLRIGSEGEEVRQMQEALLKLGFYSGEEDMEYSSFSSGTERAVKTWQAALGAPEDGIMTAELLERLYLEIRNKGTGSATQDKQSTTVLPKEVENGAAVASVAENSEVQQKDVKNDKETEVSHRGVFLLGENRWEEPSRLVARDGVDKSKNKDMTTKCLQCRGEGRLMCTECDGSGEPNIEPQFIEWVEEGTKCPYCKGLGYTVCDLCGGKTMV is encoded by the exons ATGATAACTGAAACATCCATCCATGGCCTCCATCATCCAAATTTTACAATGTTATCAATTCTTCTCCCAGTGACAGCAACTCCCATTTCCACTCTCACCAAAACCCTCCCTCTCTCAAATCACTACTTACTCTcctataaattcaaattcaactcCCTCGTCCGCCATTGCTCCCTCTCCGACCGCGAGGAGCAGCGCTGGCTCCGCGAGGAGCAGCGCTGGCTCCGCGACGAACGGCGCTGGCTCCGCGAGGAGCAGCGCTGGGCTCGCGAGCGCGACCAGCTCCTCCGCGAGATCGCCGACCTCAACCTCCAAATCCAGGCGCTTGAGCGTCGCCTCTCGATGCGCGATTTGTCCTCTCCGGCTTCCGTCTCCGACGCCGTCGCCAATGTCACGTTGCTCCTGAAGGTGCTGAAGGACAAGAATCTGGTTCTCGAGAGCGTTTCGAGTCTGCGGAACACGGAGgcagaagaggaggaggagaagaagcAATTCGAAGAGGTTGTCGAACACGTAAAGGAGGTTGTGATGGTTGAGGAATCTgctagggttgaaaagaggatCTCGTTGCGGATAGGTTCCGAAGGAGAAGAGGTTCGACAAATGCAG GAAGCATTGTTGAAATTGGGGTTTTACTCTGGCGAGGAAGACATGGAGTATTCCAGCTTCTCAAGTGGAACTGAGCGTGCTGTGAAGACTTGGCAA GCTGCACTAGGTGCCCCTGAGGATGGTATCATGACAGCTGAACTTCTTGAAAGGTTGTATTTGGAGATAAGGAATAAGGGCACAGGTAGTGCGACTCAAGACAAACAATCTACTACTGTTTTGCCAAAG GAAGTTGAAAATGGAGCTGCAGTTGCTTCAGTGGCAGAAAATTCAGAGGTTCAGCAAAAAGATGTGAAAAATGATAAGGAAACAGAAGTCTCCCACCGGGGAGTTTTTCTCCTTGGAGAGAATCGGTGGGAAGAACCATCAAGACTTGTTGCAAGGGATGGAGTTGATAAGAGCAAGAACAAGGATATGACAACAAAATGCCTTCAATGTCGTGGGGAAGGTCGCTTGATGTGTACAG AATGTGATGGATCTGGCGAGCCAAATATTGAACCTCAA TTTATTGAATGGGTGGAAGAGGGTACAAAATGCCCATATTGTAAAGGCCTAGGGTATACTGTATGTGATCTATGTGGAGGGAAAACTATGGTATAG
- the LOC100810184 gene encoding protein disulfide isomerase pTAC5, chloroplastic isoform X1 produces MITETSIHGLHHPNFTMLSILLPVTATPISTLTKTLPLSNHYLLSYKFKFNSLVRHCSLSDREEQRWLREEQRWLRDERRWLREEQRWARERDQLLREIADLNLQIQALERRLSMRDLSSPASVSDAVANVTLLLKVLKDKNLVLESVSSLRNTEAEEEEEKKQFEEVVEHVKEVVMVEESARVEKRISLRIGSEGEEVRQMQEALLKLGFYSGEEDMEYSSFSSGTERAVKTWQAALGAPEDGIMTAELLERLYLEIRNKGTGSATQDKQSTTVLPKEVENGAAVASVAENSEVQQKDVKNDKETEVSHRGVFLLGENRWEEPSRLVARDGVDKSKNKDMTTKCLQCRGEGRLMCTVSLHSLIAECDGSGEPNIEPQFIEWVEEGTKCPYCKGLGYTVCDLCGGKTMV; encoded by the exons ATGATAACTGAAACATCCATCCATGGCCTCCATCATCCAAATTTTACAATGTTATCAATTCTTCTCCCAGTGACAGCAACTCCCATTTCCACTCTCACCAAAACCCTCCCTCTCTCAAATCACTACTTACTCTcctataaattcaaattcaactcCCTCGTCCGCCATTGCTCCCTCTCCGACCGCGAGGAGCAGCGCTGGCTCCGCGAGGAGCAGCGCTGGCTCCGCGACGAACGGCGCTGGCTCCGCGAGGAGCAGCGCTGGGCTCGCGAGCGCGACCAGCTCCTCCGCGAGATCGCCGACCTCAACCTCCAAATCCAGGCGCTTGAGCGTCGCCTCTCGATGCGCGATTTGTCCTCTCCGGCTTCCGTCTCCGACGCCGTCGCCAATGTCACGTTGCTCCTGAAGGTGCTGAAGGACAAGAATCTGGTTCTCGAGAGCGTTTCGAGTCTGCGGAACACGGAGgcagaagaggaggaggagaagaagcAATTCGAAGAGGTTGTCGAACACGTAAAGGAGGTTGTGATGGTTGAGGAATCTgctagggttgaaaagaggatCTCGTTGCGGATAGGTTCCGAAGGAGAAGAGGTTCGACAAATGCAG GAAGCATTGTTGAAATTGGGGTTTTACTCTGGCGAGGAAGACATGGAGTATTCCAGCTTCTCAAGTGGAACTGAGCGTGCTGTGAAGACTTGGCAA GCTGCACTAGGTGCCCCTGAGGATGGTATCATGACAGCTGAACTTCTTGAAAGGTTGTATTTGGAGATAAGGAATAAGGGCACAGGTAGTGCGACTCAAGACAAACAATCTACTACTGTTTTGCCAAAG GAAGTTGAAAATGGAGCTGCAGTTGCTTCAGTGGCAGAAAATTCAGAGGTTCAGCAAAAAGATGTGAAAAATGATAAGGAAACAGAAGTCTCCCACCGGGGAGTTTTTCTCCTTGGAGAGAATCGGTGGGAAGAACCATCAAGACTTGTTGCAAGGGATGGAGTTGATAAGAGCAAGAACAAGGATATGACAACAAAATGCCTTCAATGTCGTGGGGAAGGTCGCTTGATGTGTACAG TCAGTTTACATTCTTTAATTGCAGAATGTGATGGATCTGGCGAGCCAAATATTGAACCTCAA TTTATTGAATGGGTGGAAGAGGGTACAAAATGCCCATATTGTAAAGGCCTAGGGTATACTGTATGTGATCTATGTGGAGGGAAAACTATGGTATAG
- the LOC100817476 gene encoding non-lysosomal glucosylceramidase isoform X1 gives MVSGNIFHCRKNSWPPQEYISKSTLQLFDYDSSAPPEQAWRRRLNSHANLLKEFRVTFTEAIKMVRLGIRIWSYVREEASHGRKAPIDPFTRESCKPSASQGVPLGGMGSGSISRGFRGEFRQWQIIPSLCEASPVMSNQFSIFISREGGKKKFASVLAPGQHEGLGSSRKPDDQGISSWGWNLSGQHSTYHALFPRAWTVYDGEPDPELKISCRQISPFIPHNYRESSLPAAVFVYTLVNTGKERAKVSLLFTWANSIGGSSHSSGDHVNEPFKAEDGVSGVLLYHKTAKGNPPVTFAIAACETQNVNVSVLPSFGLSEESSMTAKHMWSKMVKDGQFDQENFNSGPSMPSSPGETLCAAVAASTWVEPHGKCTVAFSLAWSSPKVKFVKGSTFNRRYTKFYGTSEKAAADLAHDALTHYNRWEEEIEKWQNPVLKDEALPEWYKFTLFNELYFLVAGGTIWIDSPVLSSNMRNDQDRVRELESAVVKETEDKMSDRKRTVVESTTDSTYDSAVITGHDRADEKLYEDDDDVGRFLYLEGVEYIMWCTYDVHFYASFALLELFPRIELNIQRDFARAVLCEDGRKVKFLAEGNWGIRKVYGAVPHDLGTHDPWHEMNAYNIHDTSKWKDLNPKFVLQVYRDFATTGDLQFGVDVWPAVRAAMEYMEQFDRDGDGLIENDGFPDQTYDTWTVHGVSTYCGCLWLAALQAAAVMALELGDREFAETCKRKFLKAKPAFEEKLWNGTYFNYDSGSSGNSKSIQADQLAGQWYTASSGLPSLFEDSKIKSALRKVYDFNVMKVKGGRMGAVNGMHPNGKVDETCMQSREVWTGVTYGLAATMIHAGMEEEAFTTAEGIFLAGWSEDGYGYWFQTPEAWTMDGHYRSLMYMRPLAIWGMQYAINRPKAILEAPKINIMDRIHLSPVIGGYSHNETGVRKIATKAGCFSNSVFNCAC, from the exons ATGGTTAGCGGCAACATTTTTCATTGTAGAAAAAACTCGTGGCCTCCGCAAGAGTATATCAGTAAATCCACTTTGCAGCTG TTTGATTATGATAGTTCTGCTCCCCCTGAACAAGCTTGGAGAAGGAGATTAAACAGCCATGCCAATCTTCTTAAAGAATTTAGAGTAACTTTTACGGAAGCTATAAAAATG GTTCGATTAGGTATACGCATTTGGTCATATGTTAGGGAAGAGGCTTCTCATGGAAGG AAAGCGCCTATTGATCCTTTCACTCGAGAAAGTTGCAAGCCATCTGCATCTCAAGGAGTTCCACTTGGAGGGATGGG GAGTGGCAGCATATCAAGAGGATTTAGAGGCGAGTTCCGACAATGGCAAATTATTCCCAGCTTATGTGAAGCATCACCAGTCATGTCAAATCAGTTCTCT ATTTTTATAAGTAGAGAGggaggaaagaaaaaatttgCATCAGTCTTGGCTCCTGGCCAGCATGAAGGTTTAGG ATCTAGCAGGAAACCTGATGATCAGGGCATATCATCGTGGGGATGGAATCTAAGTGGCCAGCACTCAACCTACCATGCTTTGTTTCCAAGAGCTTGGACAGTTTATGATG GTGAGCCAGATCCAGAACTAAAAATATCGTGTCGGCAGATATCGCCGTTCATACCACATAATTATAGAGAAAGCAGTCTACCTGCTGCTGTTTTCGTTTATACG TTGGTGAATACTGGTAAGGAAAGAGCTAAAGTCAGCCTTCTGTTTACTTGGGCG AATTCCATTGGTGGAAGCTCACACTCGTCAGGAGATCATGTGAATGAACCATTCAA aGCTGAAGATGGAGTCTCTGGTGTACTTCTATATCACAA GACAGCGAAAGGAAACCCTCCTGTTACCTTTGCCATTGCTGCATGTGAGACACAGAATGTTAATGTTTCTGTTTTGCCAAGTTTTGGGCTGTCTGAAGAAAGTAGTATGACTGCAAAACACATGTGGAGTAAAATGGTGAAG GATGGGCAATTTGACCAGGAGAATTTCAATTCTGGACCTAGCATGCCCTCATCACCTGGAGAGACACTTTGTGCTGCTGTTGCAGCTTCCACATGGGTTGAACCCCATGGAAAATGCACCGTTGCATTTAGTCTTGCATGGTCATCTCCAAAAGTAAAGTTCGTGAAAGGTAGCACTTTCAACAG GAGATATACAAAATTTTACGGGACTTCTGAGAAAGCTGCGGCAGACTTGGCCCATGATGCATTGACAC ATTACAATCGGTGGGAAGAAGAGATTGAGAAATGGCAGAATCCTGTTCTTAAGGATGAGGCCCTACCTGAATG gtacaaatttacattatttaatGAGCTGTACTTTCTTGTTGCTGGAGGAACAATTTGGATTG ACTCTCCTGTGCTATCTTCGAATATGCGGAATGACCAGGATCGAGTAAGGGAGTTAGAAAGTGCAGTTGTGAAAGAAACTGAAGATAAAATGAGCGACCGAAAAAGGACAGTTGTGGAGAGTACAACGGATAGTACCTATGATTCTGCTGTTATTACAGGACATGATCGTGCAGATGAAAAATTgtatgaagatgatgatgatgttggaaGATTCTTGTACTTGGAAGGAGTGGAATATATCATGTGGTGTACATATGATGTGCACTTCTATGCCTCATTTGCCCTTCTTGAGCTCTTTCCTAGGATTGAATTAAATATACAGCGTGACTTTGCTAGAGCTGTCTTGTGTGAAGATGGAAGAAAAGTAAAGTTTCTGGCAGAGGGAAATTGGGGCATTCGCAAGGTTTATGGAGCGGTGCCACATGATTTGGGGACACATGATCCATGGCATGAAATGAATGCCTACAACATCCATGATACTAGCAAGTGGAAGGACCTGAACCCAAAATTTGTTCTTCAGGTGTATCGAGATTTTGCTACCACAGGTGATTTGCAATTTGGAGTAGATGTGTGGCCTGCTGTCCGTGCTGCAATGGAGTACATGGAACAATTTGATAGAGATGGTGATGGTCTTATTGAGAATGATGGGTTCCCTGATCAAACATACGATACATGGACAGTCCATGGTGTGAGCACTTACTGTGGTTGTCTTTGGCTTGCTGCTCTACAAGCTGCAGCTGTAATGGCCCTTGAACTAGGTGACAGAGAATTTGCAGAAACATGTAAAAGGAAGTTTTTGAAGGCTAAGCCAgcatttgaagaaaaattgtgGAATGGTACGTATTTTAACTATGACAGTGGATCAAGCGGTAACAGTAAATCCATTCAAGCAGATCAATTGGCTGGGCAGTGGTATACAGCATCCTCAGGGCTGCCCTCCCTTTTTGAGGATTCTAAAATCAAAAGTGCTCTTCGGAAGGTTTATGATTTCAATGTAATGAAAGTTAAAGGAGGCAGAATGGGTGCTGTAAATGGCATGCATCCCAATGGTAAGGTGGATGAGACCTGTATGCAGTCTCGAGAAGTATGGACAGGTGTGACCTATGGTCTTGCTGCTACAATGATACACGCGGGAATGGAAGAAGAGGCCTTCACAACTGCTGAGGGAATATTTCTAGCAGGCTGGTCAGAAGATGGATATGG GTACTGGTTTCAGACACCAGAGGCATGGACAATGGATGGGCACTACAGGTCCCTTATGTATATGAGGCCCCTAGCTATTTGGGGCATGCAATATGCAATAAATCGGCCCAAGGCAATTCTAGAGGCCCCTAAAATCAATATCATGGACAGAATCCACTTATCTCCTGTTATTGGAGGATACTCTCATAATGAAACAGGTGTGAGGAAGATTGCAACAAAAGCAGGATGCTTTAGCAATTCTGTATTTAATTGTGCTTGCTGA
- the LOC100817476 gene encoding non-lysosomal glucosylceramidase isoform X2, translating into MGSGSISRGFRGEFRQWQIIPSLCEASPVMSNQFSIFISREGGKKKFASVLAPGQHEGLGSSRKPDDQGISSWGWNLSGQHSTYHALFPRAWTVYDGEPDPELKISCRQISPFIPHNYRESSLPAAVFVYTLVNTGKERAKVSLLFTWANSIGGSSHSSGDHVNEPFKAEDGVSGVLLYHKTAKGNPPVTFAIAACETQNVNVSVLPSFGLSEESSMTAKHMWSKMVKDGQFDQENFNSGPSMPSSPGETLCAAVAASTWVEPHGKCTVAFSLAWSSPKVKFVKGSTFNRRYTKFYGTSEKAAADLAHDALTHYNRWEEEIEKWQNPVLKDEALPEWYKFTLFNELYFLVAGGTIWIDSPVLSSNMRNDQDRVRELESAVVKETEDKMSDRKRTVVESTTDSTYDSAVITGHDRADEKLYEDDDDVGRFLYLEGVEYIMWCTYDVHFYASFALLELFPRIELNIQRDFARAVLCEDGRKVKFLAEGNWGIRKVYGAVPHDLGTHDPWHEMNAYNIHDTSKWKDLNPKFVLQVYRDFATTGDLQFGVDVWPAVRAAMEYMEQFDRDGDGLIENDGFPDQTYDTWTVHGVSTYCGCLWLAALQAAAVMALELGDREFAETCKRKFLKAKPAFEEKLWNGTYFNYDSGSSGNSKSIQADQLAGQWYTASSGLPSLFEDSKIKSALRKVYDFNVMKVKGGRMGAVNGMHPNGKVDETCMQSREVWTGVTYGLAATMIHAGMEEEAFTTAEGIFLAGWSEDGYGYWFQTPEAWTMDGHYRSLMYMRPLAIWGMQYAINRPKAILEAPKINIMDRIHLSPVIGGYSHNETGVRKIATKAGCFSNSVFNCAC; encoded by the exons ATGGG GAGTGGCAGCATATCAAGAGGATTTAGAGGCGAGTTCCGACAATGGCAAATTATTCCCAGCTTATGTGAAGCATCACCAGTCATGTCAAATCAGTTCTCT ATTTTTATAAGTAGAGAGggaggaaagaaaaaatttgCATCAGTCTTGGCTCCTGGCCAGCATGAAGGTTTAGG ATCTAGCAGGAAACCTGATGATCAGGGCATATCATCGTGGGGATGGAATCTAAGTGGCCAGCACTCAACCTACCATGCTTTGTTTCCAAGAGCTTGGACAGTTTATGATG GTGAGCCAGATCCAGAACTAAAAATATCGTGTCGGCAGATATCGCCGTTCATACCACATAATTATAGAGAAAGCAGTCTACCTGCTGCTGTTTTCGTTTATACG TTGGTGAATACTGGTAAGGAAAGAGCTAAAGTCAGCCTTCTGTTTACTTGGGCG AATTCCATTGGTGGAAGCTCACACTCGTCAGGAGATCATGTGAATGAACCATTCAA aGCTGAAGATGGAGTCTCTGGTGTACTTCTATATCACAA GACAGCGAAAGGAAACCCTCCTGTTACCTTTGCCATTGCTGCATGTGAGACACAGAATGTTAATGTTTCTGTTTTGCCAAGTTTTGGGCTGTCTGAAGAAAGTAGTATGACTGCAAAACACATGTGGAGTAAAATGGTGAAG GATGGGCAATTTGACCAGGAGAATTTCAATTCTGGACCTAGCATGCCCTCATCACCTGGAGAGACACTTTGTGCTGCTGTTGCAGCTTCCACATGGGTTGAACCCCATGGAAAATGCACCGTTGCATTTAGTCTTGCATGGTCATCTCCAAAAGTAAAGTTCGTGAAAGGTAGCACTTTCAACAG GAGATATACAAAATTTTACGGGACTTCTGAGAAAGCTGCGGCAGACTTGGCCCATGATGCATTGACAC ATTACAATCGGTGGGAAGAAGAGATTGAGAAATGGCAGAATCCTGTTCTTAAGGATGAGGCCCTACCTGAATG gtacaaatttacattatttaatGAGCTGTACTTTCTTGTTGCTGGAGGAACAATTTGGATTG ACTCTCCTGTGCTATCTTCGAATATGCGGAATGACCAGGATCGAGTAAGGGAGTTAGAAAGTGCAGTTGTGAAAGAAACTGAAGATAAAATGAGCGACCGAAAAAGGACAGTTGTGGAGAGTACAACGGATAGTACCTATGATTCTGCTGTTATTACAGGACATGATCGTGCAGATGAAAAATTgtatgaagatgatgatgatgttggaaGATTCTTGTACTTGGAAGGAGTGGAATATATCATGTGGTGTACATATGATGTGCACTTCTATGCCTCATTTGCCCTTCTTGAGCTCTTTCCTAGGATTGAATTAAATATACAGCGTGACTTTGCTAGAGCTGTCTTGTGTGAAGATGGAAGAAAAGTAAAGTTTCTGGCAGAGGGAAATTGGGGCATTCGCAAGGTTTATGGAGCGGTGCCACATGATTTGGGGACACATGATCCATGGCATGAAATGAATGCCTACAACATCCATGATACTAGCAAGTGGAAGGACCTGAACCCAAAATTTGTTCTTCAGGTGTATCGAGATTTTGCTACCACAGGTGATTTGCAATTTGGAGTAGATGTGTGGCCTGCTGTCCGTGCTGCAATGGAGTACATGGAACAATTTGATAGAGATGGTGATGGTCTTATTGAGAATGATGGGTTCCCTGATCAAACATACGATACATGGACAGTCCATGGTGTGAGCACTTACTGTGGTTGTCTTTGGCTTGCTGCTCTACAAGCTGCAGCTGTAATGGCCCTTGAACTAGGTGACAGAGAATTTGCAGAAACATGTAAAAGGAAGTTTTTGAAGGCTAAGCCAgcatttgaagaaaaattgtgGAATGGTACGTATTTTAACTATGACAGTGGATCAAGCGGTAACAGTAAATCCATTCAAGCAGATCAATTGGCTGGGCAGTGGTATACAGCATCCTCAGGGCTGCCCTCCCTTTTTGAGGATTCTAAAATCAAAAGTGCTCTTCGGAAGGTTTATGATTTCAATGTAATGAAAGTTAAAGGAGGCAGAATGGGTGCTGTAAATGGCATGCATCCCAATGGTAAGGTGGATGAGACCTGTATGCAGTCTCGAGAAGTATGGACAGGTGTGACCTATGGTCTTGCTGCTACAATGATACACGCGGGAATGGAAGAAGAGGCCTTCACAACTGCTGAGGGAATATTTCTAGCAGGCTGGTCAGAAGATGGATATGG GTACTGGTTTCAGACACCAGAGGCATGGACAATGGATGGGCACTACAGGTCCCTTATGTATATGAGGCCCCTAGCTATTTGGGGCATGCAATATGCAATAAATCGGCCCAAGGCAATTCTAGAGGCCCCTAAAATCAATATCATGGACAGAATCCACTTATCTCCTGTTATTGGAGGATACTCTCATAATGAAACAGGTGTGAGGAAGATTGCAACAAAAGCAGGATGCTTTAGCAATTCTGTATTTAATTGTGCTTGCTGA